The genomic stretch AAAATGATCCATATACAAAGAACTAAAACTCCTTcaatgtcacttagtattacggtctagtggtattcatttcacttataagtaagacGTTTCGaacttgaaccacattattgctagccattGTAAGGCTAACCGACCATTCTCCTCCTtatagtgtagataatatcgtttgttataaaattaataaattaaaaaaaattaaaaaacatctTCTACAATTCTAACTCGTTCGACTCTTTATTCGACGATTTTTCTGTAAACATATATGTTCCACCTTTTATTCAatccataatatatatatatatatatatatatatatatatatatatataaagatcctttaacaagagggatccccatttttctcttgaccgttagattaactttaatgaaattatatggttgagattaaatcacagaccacacaatttcattaaagtcaatctAATGGTTAAGAGGGGAtccttatttttttagaaaaataaggatccctcttgttaaagAATCCGTATATATAATTAAGCATACATATCCGTCCAACTGCTTGAAGAAGTATAATCAacctaattaattaaggatATATTAtagcttaagtaataatttgaaTAGGGTTTGATCATCATGTGAAGTTGAGTGCGTTCGAGAGGTGGAAAGTAAAGGACTTGGCAGCCAAGTTGTATAAACTCCATAACATCCACGCAGTATGTTTCCCGTAGACAAATGCAACGATAAAAAAACGTACTATAAAATTGTTTAGGAAGTAGAAATTGTGTGGACGGAACCAATATAAGCCAAGAGAATTACCCCACATTTATCTTCTATTATATTAactaatcatttttcttttttctttttggttcttgattaattaataccttgtttgaaatttcttttaaaatgattgaaaatgtttttaaaaccaattcttaataaaaatctAAGTGGATCCTGAAAAAAGCACTTCATGTGCTTCTCGATAAAGCACATAGCACATATTTGATGCTGGTTCCTTCTAATGTTGAtgtttttgaaaactaaaatcaatttcaccaaaaactctttcaatcattttaaaagcatttccaaaTAATTCGTAATTAATTGAttctaaaaaattaattgtttgtaataaaaaaaaggggtcTTTTGATATGGGTCCAATTTTATAAGCCTGTTTTGAATGGAATCCACTTATATTACGTAAGCATAAGTGGGGGCTAGTAAGTACAACAATCATCCATGTCAGCAATTAAAATGCACATAATTTACCAACAAAATTACAACAAGTGCCATTAGAGCCCTTAATCAGGTCTCTTGCAGATTTGTCTCTCTGTTTATTCAAAAACCTTATCCTCCCATCTTTGAAATTGGTTGGGTCCGTATCCAGCGGAAACCTTGAAACAAATCTCCTAAATCTGTATGAAGCTATGAAAGCTATAAAATTTCTCCCAGTATATGATGAAAACAGAATAGGGGAAGATCGGGTCCTGGCCTCCCGGTATACTTGGAGAACAAGTACTTTAAAATTTTTCGAATTATGCATTGGATCAGTTTTCTTTGATACCTGTTTTCCCCCTGAAGTATACCTATAGAGCACATCTCACCATATTTTTTCCCCCTGAAGTATGCATTGGATCAGTTTTCCTTTCTATTTAGGTAGTTTAAAGACTTTCAAATCTGTAGGTATACCTGTAGAACAGGTATTGTTTAAACCTGTAGAACAGGTACTTTAAAATTTTTCGAATTATGCATTGGATCAGTTTTCTTTGATACCTGTTTTCCCCCTGAAGTATACCTATAGAGCACATCTCACCATATTTTTTCACCCTGAACTATGCATTGGATCAGTTTTCCTTTCTATTTAGGTAGTTTAAAGACTTTCAAATCTGTAGGTATACCTGTAGAACAGGTATTGTTTAAACCTGTAGAACAGGTACTTTAAAATTTTTCGAATTATGCATTGGATCAGTTTTCTTTGATACCTGTTTTCCCCCTGAAGTATACCTATAGAGCACATCTCACCATATTTTTTCCCCCTGAACTATGCATTGGATCAGTTTTCCTTTCTATTTAGGTAGTTTAAAGACTTTCAAATCTGTAGGTATACCTGTAGAACAGGTATTGTTTGAACCGCCCCATCCTTTAATTGTTACTCTTTTACATTGGATATGAATTTTTAAACCGCGCCATGATGTTTGCCGGTTTTTTGTTTCCAGCAACATTATTCAAATCTTGTCGAGAGGTCTTGAAATAGAATAAAAAGAAGATTTTGTGAGTTGGTTAATAAGGCATGCTGTTTTTGataagaaattcaaattcaaaaattgtTATCAAGAAATCTGGGAGAAAGATGAAAGACCACTAAACAATGAATTTGAAttctgataaaaatttaaaacgtGGGTAATATATGGAGAACATGCCAAATCTATaagagggtaaaatagtaataaCAATGCAAAAAAATCAACCTAATCAGAAAAATTGCTGACATGGAATCCTAATCATTGGAGCTAAGtcaaaaataactaaaaattggactaatcttAATATTAGGCTATAAAATTGGATCTATTTCAAGTttcccctaaaaaaaaaaatactaaccACACATTTTACTATGCAGGTACTTCAACGCTAAAtaattcattcaaattatgCATATGTAGAGAATTCAAACTTCTCTAGTCAATTTAATTAAGCTCAAATCTGCATAATTTATCCAAATTGATGTGTTTTTTACTTCTACACGTACCGGCTTGAtataaattttcattaatttcataATTCGATCATAACCATCCCTTTAATTGTATTGTATGCGTCTCCCTTACAGTTCCTCACGTGCTGCCTCAAACTTTTGGCTACCTTTTGCCTCTAATTCCTTCTCTTCCTATTCCGCCTTATTTTCTGATTCTTCCATTGAGCACCGCCACCGACGGCAATGCGTAAATTTGCAGCCGATTTTATTCGAGGtataaattaattcaaatttatatacCCGACGTATTTTTGCtcaatcatgcatgcatgcataaccCTAATTATCTATATAATTAATACGTTGTGCCTAATGATTCAGATCAGTGCATGCAATAACTGTATGGATTTTCTCAAAAAAGCCAAGGTGGTACGATTTCGAAGCCACCACAACAAATACCTATTAGCCGATGACGATCAAGTGTCGGTGTGGCAGAACCGCGAGGGAACGGTGCAGAACGCGCGGTGGACGGTGGAGTTAATTAGCGATAATCCAAATGCATTGCGATTGAAGAGCTGTTTCGGGAAATACTTAACGGCGTTAAGCACGCCGTTCATTCTAGGGATCAAATGCAACAAAGTCCTGCAAACCACGCCAAAGATGTTGGATCCGATAGTGGAATGGGAGCCGGTAAGAGACGGGTTCAAGTGGAAGCTGAAGACGGCGAACGGGCAATTCTTGCGTGCAAGCGGGTGTTGCGTGCCGCCTTGGAAAGACACGATCACGCACGACAATCCGTGTAGAGGTGTGATGAGAGATTGGGTTCTGTGGGATGTGGAAGTTGTGGAGATTCgtgaacaacaacaacaagaacaaaggaACGTTGATAATGTTAATGATAGTGCTAGTTGTTATAGTACTACTGCAACACAAGATCCAACAGAACCGGATCCACAGTCTGTTTCGCGGTCGGAATCTTCACAAACACAGCCAGACTCTCCAGCCGGCGTTGATCTTTCTTCATCCAAAGATCATGTATCGGATTcggataaaaaaaatacataacatGACGTTGGAGTTTGGGGTTATTAATTAGGAAATATGATATGTATGCAAGAAAATTAGGGTTGTACTTGCATGATTTGTATGAATGATCAGATGATCTTCTATCTACAAAATAGAATAAGTTATATATTTACACACACGCAACAAATAGCaggcttctctctctctctctctctctctctctctctctctctctctcgcctaaCCCTAGAGCAAAATACACAGAACTATTCCCAAGCCGCCGGCCCCTGCCCTTGGCTTGGGGTCGGTGGCAAGTTGGCAACCCGCCTTTTTCCCTCCCCATCCCCTCGTCGTTCCCTTCACTTGTGAGCTTTTGTGTTATAAGGTTCCTTTCTGAGCTTTTGTCTCAGCGTTTTCCCTGATCTCCGTTCAGATCTCCCCTTCCTCCACTCCCTTTTGCCTTAGATTTCAAAATCCTTAACTCTGAAATTCGTTTCTTTCCGGCCCATGCACTATGATTCTCATCAGTCATCACTCCAATGTCCACCCTTCCCACTTGGCTCAGTTTCTTCATCCTCACTCGTTAAAGTCCTCTCCTCTCCCTCGGTCCAACATCAATCTATGTCTGCAACTACTCATCTTAAACGCGACTTGTCTCGTATTTTTCAGAAAGTGCGTAGAGTTTCAGCTCAGATGTTTGCACTACTCCTTCTATGTGTTTGTTGGCTCTGTTACTCGTGGGTTGGCTATTACCACTGTTTTCCTCTAATTTGTGGATGCAGTCTCTTAGGTGCGATATTGGAATCGATAAGTGCGAAGTGCCCATTCGATCTAGAACGAAATTGGAGGAGCttggaattttctttttctgcaattttcttgacaatatatatatatgttttttttttacaccaCACGCACTATCACCAATCAATTGGATTTTGCATAATGTGTTACTTTTTCTATTAAATGAAGCTAAAATCCTCCAATTAAATTTTGGATTTCAGCAAAGTTCTTGTGTTTAGCTGAAACAAATTTCCAAAAATTGATTAGCTATTAAGGAAATTGACTGTAGTTTCATCATTATTACAATTCTTTTTTTAGAtaaaaaatctcattaatatcgCTGATTAACTGCTTTCAACTAAACATTTAAAAAAGAATGCTAACATTAGTTGTACAGAATAAAACGTATCAACAATTCATAACCCCTTAACTATTAATATGCTTTTTAACCGCCTCGTTAGCCGCTGATAAGCTTTTTACGCACCTCATTTTGTACAGGGGAAAATCATACATGTTTGTTACTCCTCTTTTTATAATTCTTTTTCAACTAAGAGAACTTCTTTTTTGTAATAGAAAAAGATATATATAGTTTCCTCAATTTCCTCAACATCTCTCAACCGTTGCCTCCAATTCTTTCCCCTTCACAAACACATAATGCAAGGCGCGAACTTACTTCATATCATTTCCCGTTTTTAGTTCAAGGGTACAAAACGCATTGAAAATTTAAGACGAAAATACAATCGAAAATCCGTATTTCTGACAATTAACGCTGTACATTTTGTTCAATCGATCTCTCTGATGTTTTTATGTGCTTAATCACAGTACTTGATCGGTCTTATTGTTTCCTAGAACTACATATATATGGAGTTCTTCAAAAAAGCCAGATCAGTACGCTTCCGGAGCCACCACGGAAAATATCTATTAGCAGACGAGGATCAAGAGACTGTTTTCCAAGATCgcgaaggcacggcaaagaatgcCAAATGGATGGTGGAGTTTGTCGAAAATGCAAACACTTTACGGTTCAAAAGCTGTTATGGCAAGTACTTAACAGCCTCTAGCATGCCATACCGTCTTGGATTGCGAGGCAAGAAAGTTCTGCAAACACTGCCAAAGAGATTAGATTCTTCCCTTGAATGGGAGCCTGTAAAAGAAGGATATCAGGTCCGGCTCAGGACGCCCTATGGCCAGTTCTTGCGCGCAAATGGGGGCGTACCGCCTTGGAGAAACTCTGTCACCCATGATATCCCTCAAAGAACTGCAAAACAGGATTGGGTTCTGTGGGATGTAGATGTTATAGAGGTTCGGGTTGAATCTCCGGAACGTCACCCAGTGGCGAAACCCCCTCCTCCACAACCAGATGCATTGCCTTCGAAGTCTTCAGCACCTTCAGAACCCACATCTCCATCTAAGATTGAGCTTAGGACGCCGAGAGCTTCCAAACACCAGGTTGGTTTTAATTAACAAATATGACTTCTATGATTATCaagtttaattatatttttggcTTCTTATTGTTTGTTCTTAAACGCAGTCAAGCGAGTCATTTGATCATGATTCGCCGAAGAAAGATGCAGGGAGAATGATCTACTATTGCGTTGCTAATAAGAAAGGAGACGTTGAGGATTCATTGGAAGAGTTTTCCTTCCCATTCAAGGGTAGTGAGGTAGAAGGGTTGAAGCAAAAGTTGAAGGAAGAAACCGGATTGGAGGAAATTGTTGTGTGTTCACGCAATCCTCTGACTGGAAAACTTTATCCCCTTCGCTTACATCTTCCGCCAAACAACCACGATATGCATATCATTGTAGTTCCGTCATCGTCCAAAGGTTAGAATtgtttcaaagggttttcatgtTTTCGTCTTGATAATTCTAAAATGTTTGATGTCTGATTCCAAAAAACTTACTGGAACAAAAGTATTTCGTACCAAATTTGTTGATCACATTGCTAAACACCTCTATCACAGATGTGCAATTTACACAAAACCAACCTGTATAAGTGCATTTCACCTCTGTGAGAGACGTGATCAGTGAATGTGATACATGCGTGTTTCTTAGGGGATACATATTTAACGAAAATGTATGTTTACTCCTTGTTTCGTTTTATACTTGTGGTTTAACTATGATTGTCTTCCGCCCTTCACCAGCAGGAAGTGAGTCTTGACTGATTTGCAAAACCTGTTTAACAACATCAGATACCTTCTTGTTCATATTCTGTACATTCAGCTCCAAACCTGCTCAAATTTGCGATTATAGATAGGAAAGGAAGTAGCACATCATGCAAAAGAAGCAAGGAAACGTTGTTAGCGGATTTTTTACCCAGGCCTGATGGAATTACTCTATTCAATTTTCGATATTCTTGATGTATGAGAACAAAAAACAAGTCTAATTAATGTGAGGTTGAAGTGTATAACTGAAATCAGTAAGTTGAATACAAATGCAGCCAATTCATCTTTAATCTCATTAGAAATACAAGATACAATTCATGGAGCTGAGACATCAGGAAATTGTGTTATGGTGCTAGCAACTCTACTAACGTTTCCATGATAAGAAAAACTAAGGAAGCAGATTTACCGGCAACcttttttttgggttgacatACTAGTCTTCATTGCAGGTGGTGATCGACAGCAACTTCGTTATCCTAGAACCGAATCCTGCAAAGATTTTATCTCcaaattataaatattatttcatCCAAATGCTTGTGGGTTAGAGGGTTAATAACATGGAATAAGATATGCAGGATGTAACTGTCCGTAGGAAAGAATTTCACGCACCCTTTTCTGCCTCATTCAGAGTGATGAGGATATTTCCCAATCAATCTATGCATCTTTAGACATAACCTAGTGGCAAGCGAAGCTCACAAAGCTTGAAACTTTGAAGAGAACATTTGAGCAGCAACAATTTATGGCAAGTACCGACGGGCAACGAGAAGTCATAATCCTTGATGATTCGCAATCCAGAAGGACCAGACGTGTTAACAATAGGTATGCAGACCCTTCAATCCTGAATTAAGTCAGCAGATATCAGCTCTAGCATAGCACATATCTGTGCTCGGTGTAAATGTGATACATCTCCTGAAACAAACTCATTAACTTTTCCATCCACCTCTATCATACTGCATCCTGGTGTCTTATTGGTTCCTCGTTCACCGATCATCTTCCTTATCCTAACTGTATCTTCACTTCTCCGTGCACCCAAATAAATGTTTGATAACTGAACATAAGCACCAGCTTCTTCTTCGCCGTCCTTATTTTCTAGCTGTAGAAGTTCTTCAACAGCAAGCTCTGCAAGATCAACATTCTTATGGACTCGGCACCCACTCAGTAAAGCACCCCAGACAGAAGCAAGTGGCTTCATGGGCATTCTTCTAATAAGCTGAAGTGCTTCTTCTAGCTGACCTGCCTTGCAGAGCAAGTCTATAACACAGCTATAATGCTCATGTTTTGGCACAATCCCATATTGAGTTTTCATGTTTTCGAGCAGAGACTTGCCCTTCTCGAGGAGACCTGCATGAGTACAAGCCATTAGCACTCCAAGAAGGACCACCCCATCAGGCCTGAGGCCATCCACCACCTGCATTCTATCCAAGCAATGAAACACTTCAGTTGCATATCCGTGTGCTGCAAAACCTCCAATCATGGCTGCCCACGAGACTGCATTTCTTTTTGACATTCTCTCAAAGGTTTCCACGGCCAAATTAATACAACCACACTTGGCATACATATCTACGAGCGCAGTCCCAACAAACACGTCTGACTTCAACTCTTTCCTCCTTTTAACGCACTCATGAATCCACTTCCCTTGCCAAAGAGCCCCCAGATTAGCACAAGCCGCGAGCCCTGTAGCAACACAAAAGTCATCAGGCTCAAACCCACATACCAACATCTCCCGGAAAACCTCCAGAGCTTCGGAAGCCAACCCACATTTCAAATACCCATTCACAAGAACATTCCACTGTATAACATCTCTCTGATGAATTTCATCAAACAGCTTCCGGGCATCATCTAAAACCTTGCACGCAGCGTACAATCTAACAAGCGCCGTCTGAATATGAGCATCCAACAAAACCAACCCATTTTTCACCACCCAACTGTGAATTTCCTTCCCCGAAACTAGACAAGAACAATTCACGCAACCCAGTATCACAAAATTAAACGTATAGTTATCGGGTTCTAAGCCGCTCTGTTTTAACATCAAATGGAAGTAATACATCGCCAAATGGGGCTCAGAACTACGATAATATGCTCTAATGAGAGTGTTGTATATGTACAAATTGGGGGTCTGGGTTTGTTCGAAGAGAAGAGACGCGTACGGGAGGTTGCCGGAGTCCGATAATGCGCAGAAGGCGATGAGTTTGCTGACGGCGTAGGTGTTGAGGTGGACGCCGGAGGTGACGAAGACGGCGTGGGTGGCTCGGAGATTGAGCATGCTGGTGCAGCGTTGTGCTAAATACATGCAGCGGCTCCATGCCTGTGTAGTATAGAGGAGTTGGCTCATGCGCTTCTACGTGTTTAAGAAATTGCCAACAGAAAGTATGCATGCACGAGTAGGGGGCGAAGCAAGGACGTCCCTACAACTCAAACTGATAGACTATTAAATCGAATAGCTTTAAAGTTTTCGATAGGATGCATTACGGTTTAATAGTATTTCTCTTTATATGTAAATGAGACATCTTAtatttgattctcgccaaagatgaatttgaaccatattattgctagcctattgtgaggctaagcctacccCTTCTCCGTGTAAATAATATcctttattaaaaataaaaatttacgataggataatgttagcgaaacaaaatttgtaaactaaataatatgtttttgttttgagtacatcgatatttttacataaaGGGAAATGAGTTCAGCTAAACTACACAAttgacaacctaatttggtatcgaattcgccatctatgagattcgaacctaagacctttcactttcCAAGTggagaggaataccaccaaaccATAGTATTCAGTGACATAAACTAattgacatgaaagttgatgattgcaTTATGATTTAAATGTTGATTTACGTAGATctagactaaatttatagataaaatttgtaaactaaatgtcatgaaagttgatgattgaattatgaCTTAAGCATTAATAAATGTTCTTATTCAtattaatgacacatcatttactttgtaaattttatttacaaatttagtctcgtTAGCATTAGCCGAGAGAAAATTGGTGGTTTAGATTGGATCGAAACCTTTGGGTACCATTTGGTACGCAGACGAGACTGGACgaaacggaatgggacgggacgggacgaaaCAGAGGTTCTGTGTTATGTTTGGTACGCGCAAGACGGAACAGGACGGTTGTTTCGTTTTGCGTTTGGTACGCGTTAGACGGAACGGAACCAAAAGATTGAATGACTAACTTACCCCTATTCTGtctgttgtttggtacaatGTTTATGCATGGGACGGGAcgagacattttttttttttttgaacttgttCATATTTGAACACATAACAATACCATGATTAGCTTTTGGAGACTGCAGAAAAAGCAAGACGAAAAACAATGGCAGataatttagagagagaaattgaATGACTAAAGATTGTATTCCTTGAACAGTGAATGAATTACAGAGAGAGGTTCTTGTTATTTATACAAGTATTCTTTGCTTCACTCATAAGCTATTAACGAACTAACTAATATCCCTACAATGCCAACAGACCTAATGTGTTGCAACAACATACATGGAGACCTATAAAACGAAAAGCAAAGAGCATTGGTaagtaataataaaatagaaaaactacACAAATCACAATCAGAAAAGTCTGGTTCCATTTTCCTTTCAAACCAGTTCTCCAAAGCTCTTTCATATTGCCTAAAGAACAATGGTAATGTGGTCTGTTAATTCACATAGCCTTCAAAAAAGGAGCCATCGTACTTTTGATTGGGAGATATAGCATCAAAAAAGGAATCCCAGAAATACACAGGTACCCATTGAGCACGAGCATTGTATAATGATTAAAGCCAATCATTTCTCCGCCATTCCACGATGCACCATTCCTTCGACATCAATCACTTCAACATCCATACTAAACCCATTGTGTAATGCTAAATAATACAATTCCTATCATTTGAGCTAATAAAATAGCAGTGCACCATGTGTTATCTAATGATACAGCAACTCTTAAGTTGTTGAGTTGTTAACACGATTTGAAATCTTCTGTAGGAATTCCAGTACCATGTCAGCCTAATAGTCATTCCCAGAAACAGTTAGATAGTTAAAGCATCTAAGCTCTCAAAAGTCACATACAACTTTCATTATATTCTCAATGAATGCAACAAATTTctcaaacacaaacaaaaacaataagatATTACCTGCAATTGTATATTGTAGCCATCAATGGTTCAAATAACTAGTTAAGGCAAAAAAATGTATAGTCTACGAGTTCAAGTTGAAGCATATAAGCTCACTAAACATGCAACTTCCACATGATTTCTCAATTCATTTAGGcaattttttcaaacaaaaagcaAACAACCAGACGGGGAGGCTTAGGATTGTACCTGTAGCGAATCCATTAGACGAATGAGACAGAGTAGCCATAAGCATCGACTTCAGAGCCACAGCCGGAGGTGCAGAGATTGCGGGGCTTCcgccggcattgtaagtgttcatCATGCTCAGCAAACTCTTCGGAGCCtgcaaaaaacagaaaaactcAAATCCCAAATCAGACAAATAAGAAATCTTTCAGATTGATTTCAAACAAATCGTCGGGAAAAATCAAGTGGGTACCTCTTAAATCGCCGATTTGGCAATGAGGGACGAAGCTTCGGTTCTGAAAAGAGAGCGGGTTACCGAGTAGTTGTTGTCGCAGATGTATCGGTCGACAATGAAGGCGATTTGTATGGGGGTGACCATTCCCTTCCCCAAATTATCAAATTTCTTGCCTTTGGATGGCTTCCCCATTTTTTGAATATTGAGAGATGTCATGGAAAACTAGGGCTCGGATGGAATGgaggagaa from Pyrus communis chromosome 7, drPyrComm1.1, whole genome shotgun sequence encodes the following:
- the LOC137740856 gene encoding uncharacterized protein, whose product is MEFFKKARSVRFRSHHGKYLLADEDQETVFQDREGTAKNAKWMVEFVENANTLRFKSCYGKYLTASSMPYRLGLRGKKVLQTLPKRLDSSLEWEPVKEGYQVRLRTPYGQFLRANGGVPPWRNSVTHDIPQRTAKQDWVLWDVDVIEVRVESPERHPVAKPPPPQPDALPSKSSAPSEPTSPSKIELRTPRASKHQSSESFDHDSPKKDAGRMIYYCVANKKGDVEDSLEEFSFPFKGSEVEGLKQKLKEETGLEEIVVCSRNPLTGKLYPLRLHLPPNNHDMHIIVVPSSSKGSES
- the LOC137740854 gene encoding pentatricopeptide repeat-containing protein At3g28660-like, producing the protein MSQLLYTTQAWSRCMYLAQRCTSMLNLRATHAVFVTSGVHLNTYAVSKLIAFCALSDSGNLPYASLLFEQTQTPNLYIYNTLIRAYYRSSEPHLAMYYFHLMLKQSGLEPDNYTFNFVILGCVNCSCLVSGKEIHSWVVKNGLVLLDAHIQTALVRLYAACKVLDDARKLFDEIHQRDVIQWNVLVNGYLKCGLASEALEVFREMLVCGFEPDDFCVATGLAACANLGALWQGKWIHECVKRRKELKSDVFVGTALVDMYAKCGCINLAVETFERMSKRNAVSWAAMIGGFAAHGYATEVFHCLDRMQVVDGLRPDGVVLLGVLMACTHAGLLEKGKSLLENMKTQYGIVPKHEHYSCVIDLLCKAGQLEEALQLIRRMPMKPLASVWGALLSGCRVHKNVDLAELAVEELLQLENKDGEEEAGAYVQLSNIYLGARRSEDTVRIRKMIGERGTNKTPGCSMIEVDGKVNEFVSGDVSHLHRAQICAMLELISADLIQD